The following coding sequences are from one Streptomyces sp. NBC_01232 window:
- a CDS encoding cytochrome d ubiquinol oxidase subunit II produces MTADLVAWVMVLALAAYACAGGTDYGAGFWDLTAGGAERGKRPRWLIDHAMAPVWEVNNVWLIFVFIVMWTGFPAMFQAVFGALWLPLALAAIGLVLRGAGFALRKPTRRLAQRRIYGAMFAVSSLLTPFFLGAALGAVASGRVAVGTAASAHAWANPTSVLTGLLAIAATAFLGAVFLCSDARRFGADDLVDHFRLRALLAFCAVVVLGLIGLPVTHDDARYVWEGLTGGWGLLLLVLAAICGLVTAVLLLRRSYRWSRYTAVASVALTVGAWGCAQRPYLLPTTLTVADGAGAPQSMHWLAIVTAIAVLLVGPALVLLYRLDTMGELEPLTDADTQAAGAPGDNL; encoded by the coding sequence GTGACGGCCGACCTCGTCGCCTGGGTGATGGTGCTCGCACTCGCCGCCTACGCCTGCGCCGGAGGGACCGACTACGGCGCGGGCTTCTGGGACCTCACGGCGGGCGGCGCGGAGCGGGGGAAGCGTCCGCGATGGCTGATCGACCACGCCATGGCGCCCGTCTGGGAGGTCAACAACGTCTGGCTGATCTTCGTCTTCATCGTGATGTGGACGGGCTTCCCGGCCATGTTCCAGGCCGTGTTCGGCGCGCTGTGGCTGCCGCTGGCCCTGGCGGCGATCGGCCTCGTGCTCCGCGGCGCCGGATTCGCCCTGCGCAAGCCGACCCGGCGACTGGCGCAACGGCGGATCTACGGCGCGATGTTCGCCGTCTCCTCGCTGCTCACGCCGTTCTTCCTCGGGGCGGCGCTGGGGGCGGTGGCCTCCGGCCGGGTCGCGGTGGGCACGGCCGCCTCCGCGCACGCCTGGGCCAATCCGACCTCCGTCCTCACGGGCCTGCTGGCCATCGCGGCCACCGCGTTCCTCGGCGCGGTGTTCCTCTGCTCCGACGCACGCCGCTTCGGAGCCGACGACCTGGTGGACCACTTCCGGCTGAGGGCACTGCTGGCCTTCTGCGCCGTCGTCGTCCTCGGGCTCATCGGTCTGCCGGTCACCCATGACGACGCCCGGTACGTCTGGGAGGGGCTCACCGGGGGCTGGGGCCTGCTGCTGCTCGTGCTGGCCGCGATCTGCGGTCTGGTGACGGCGGTGCTGCTGCTGCGCCGGTCCTACCGCTGGTCCCGCTACACCGCGGTGGCGAGCGTCGCCCTGACCGTCGGCGCCTGGGGATGCGCGCAGCGGCCCTACCTGCTGCCCACCACGCTGACGGTGGCCGACGGGGCCGGGGCCCCGCAGAGCATGCACTGGCTGGCCATCGTCACGGCGATCGCGGTCCTGCTGGTGGGCCCGGCGCTCGTCCTGCTCTACCGGCTCGACACCATGGGCGAACTGGAGCCCCTCACCGACGCAGACACCCAGGCAGCCGGCGCCCCCGGGGACAACCTGTAG
- a CDS encoding SDR family oxidoreductase, which produces MAANADQGRGAASAQLLRGQKALVTGANSGIGLATAVALGRAGADVVVNYVAGADEAQEVVRRIEGFGVRAYAHEADVSDEDQVVAMVARMVEEFGTIDIMVANAGLQRDAALTEMTLAQWQKVIDVNLTGQFLCAREAAKEFVRRGVVEEVSRSAGKIICMSSVHQIIPWAGHVNYASSKGGVAMLMQTLAQELAPQRIRVNAVAPGAIRTPINRDAWSTPEAEADLLRLIPYRRVGDPEDIANAVVAVASDLLDYVVGATLYVDGGMTLFPGFATGG; this is translated from the coding sequence GTGGCAGCAAACGCCGACCAGGGCCGCGGGGCGGCGTCCGCGCAGCTCCTCAGGGGCCAGAAGGCGTTGGTGACCGGCGCCAACTCGGGCATCGGCCTGGCGACCGCCGTCGCCCTGGGCCGGGCCGGAGCGGACGTCGTGGTGAACTACGTCGCCGGTGCGGACGAGGCACAGGAGGTCGTGAGGCGGATCGAGGGCTTCGGTGTGCGCGCCTACGCCCACGAGGCCGACGTGTCCGACGAGGACCAGGTGGTCGCCATGGTCGCGCGGATGGTCGAGGAGTTCGGCACCATCGACATCATGGTGGCCAACGCGGGCCTCCAGCGGGACGCGGCCCTGACGGAGATGACGCTCGCCCAGTGGCAGAAGGTCATCGACGTCAATCTGACCGGCCAGTTCCTGTGCGCGCGGGAGGCCGCCAAGGAGTTCGTCCGGCGCGGCGTGGTGGAGGAGGTCTCCCGCTCGGCGGGAAAGATCATCTGCATGAGCTCGGTCCACCAGATCATCCCGTGGGCGGGGCACGTGAACTACGCCTCCTCCAAGGGCGGTGTGGCCATGCTGATGCAGACCCTCGCCCAGGAGCTCGCCCCCCAGCGGATCAGGGTCAACGCGGTCGCACCCGGCGCCATCCGGACGCCGATCAACCGCGACGCCTGGTCCACCCCCGAGGCCGAGGCCGATCTCCTGCGGCTGATCCCGTACCGCCGTGTGGGCGATCCGGAGGACATCGCCAATGCCGTCGTCGCCGTGGCGTCCGACCTGCTCGACTACGTCGTCGGCGCCACCCTCTACGTCGACGGCGGAATGACGCTCTTCCCCGGCTTCGCCACCGGAGGCTGA
- a CDS encoding GMC family oxidoreductase yields MADDQHYDVIVIGTGAGGGTLAHRLAPTGKRVLILERGGYLPRERDNWDSTAVFVKGKYRAPEFWYDKHGNRFPPEVNYYVGGNTKFYGAALFRLRPEDFGELRHHDGVSPAWPIRYEDLEPYYTQAEHLYLVHGRHGEDPTAGPAGAQYAYPPVEHEPRIQQLSDDLEKAGLHPFHLPIGVNLTQDENGRATHDSVCIRCERVDGFPCLLGAKSDAQVICVDPALAHDNVTMVTGADVRRLETDATGRTVTGVVAELADGTTEVFGADIVVVSAGAVNSAVLLLRSANDRHPGGLANSSDVVGRHYMRHNNLALMAVSKEPNPTRFQKTLALNDWYLGADDWEYPLGGIQMLGKSDADQIHGEAPRWAGAVMPGMPFEVLAHHAVDFWLCGEDLPLPGSRVTLDKDDAIHLALDEENNIAGLKRLQHKLRGMLGHLGMHEHHLLDHSIYLHKGMPIGATAHQAGTVRFGDDPRSSALDVNCKAHDLDNLYVVDTSFFPSIGAVNPSLTAIANALRVGDHIAARLG; encoded by the coding sequence ATGGCCGACGATCAGCACTACGACGTCATCGTCATCGGTACGGGAGCGGGCGGCGGAACGCTCGCCCACCGGCTGGCCCCCACCGGCAAGCGGGTCCTGATCCTGGAACGCGGCGGCTACCTGCCCCGGGAGCGGGACAACTGGGACTCCACCGCCGTCTTCGTCAAGGGCAAGTACCGCGCCCCGGAGTTCTGGTACGACAAGCACGGCAACCGGTTCCCCCCGGAGGTCAATTACTACGTCGGGGGCAACACCAAGTTCTACGGCGCCGCGCTCTTCCGGCTCCGGCCGGAGGACTTCGGCGAACTGCGCCACCACGACGGTGTCTCCCCGGCCTGGCCGATCCGCTACGAGGACCTGGAGCCGTACTACACCCAGGCCGAACACCTCTACCTGGTGCACGGCCGGCACGGCGAGGACCCCACCGCGGGACCGGCCGGCGCGCAGTACGCCTACCCGCCGGTCGAGCACGAGCCCCGCATCCAGCAGCTCAGCGACGATCTGGAGAAGGCCGGCCTGCACCCCTTCCACCTGCCGATCGGCGTGAACCTCACCCAGGACGAGAACGGCCGGGCCACCCATGACAGCGTCTGCATCCGCTGCGAACGGGTCGACGGCTTCCCCTGTCTGCTGGGCGCCAAGTCCGACGCGCAGGTGATCTGCGTCGATCCGGCACTGGCCCACGACAACGTGACGATGGTGACCGGAGCAGATGTGCGGCGCCTGGAGACCGATGCGACCGGACGCACCGTCACCGGAGTCGTCGCCGAGCTGGCGGACGGCACGACCGAGGTGTTCGGCGCCGACATCGTGGTGGTCTCGGCGGGAGCGGTCAACTCCGCCGTCCTGCTGTTGCGTTCGGCCAATGACCGGCACCCCGGCGGACTGGCCAACAGCTCGGACGTGGTCGGACGCCACTACATGCGCCACAACAACCTGGCGCTGATGGCGGTGTCGAAGGAACCGAACCCGACCCGGTTCCAGAAGACCCTGGCGCTGAACGACTGGTACCTGGGCGCGGACGACTGGGAGTACCCGCTCGGCGGCATCCAGATGCTCGGCAAGTCGGACGCCGACCAGATCCACGGCGAGGCACCGCGCTGGGCCGGCGCCGTCATGCCCGGCATGCCCTTCGAGGTGCTGGCGCACCACGCCGTCGACTTCTGGCTGTGCGGGGAGGACCTTCCGCTGCCCGGCAGCCGGGTCACCCTCGACAAGGACGACGCCATCCACCTGGCCCTCGACGAGGAGAACAACATCGCCGGGCTGAAGCGCCTCCAGCACAAGCTGCGGGGGATGCTCGGTCATCTGGGCATGCACGAGCACCACCTGCTGGACCACAGCATCTACCTGCACAAGGGCATGCCCATCGGCGCCACCGCTCACCAGGCCGGCACCGTGCGGTTCGGCGACGACCCGCGGAGCTCGGCCCTCGACGTCAACTGCAAGGCCCACGACCTCGACAACCTCTACGTCGTGGACACCAGCTTCTTCCCCAGCATCGGCGCGGTGAACCCGTCGCTGACCGCCATCGCCAACGCCCTGCGGGTGGGCGACCACATAGCCGCCCGCCTGGGCTGA
- a CDS encoding YtxH domain-containing protein, translating into MRYKVTFVVGLALGYVLGTRAGRERYEQLRKSARQIAQNPAVRNAAETAGQTGREFAGKAFTAVSQKVGDAVPDSLAGRVRGLRDRVGGGGADDDWGTSNT; encoded by the coding sequence ATGCGTTACAAGGTCACGTTCGTGGTCGGACTGGCCCTCGGGTACGTGCTCGGAACCCGGGCCGGACGCGAGCGCTACGAGCAGCTGCGGAAGTCCGCGCGGCAGATCGCGCAGAACCCCGCGGTGCGCAACGCCGCCGAGACGGCGGGCCAGACCGGGCGCGAGTTCGCCGGGAAGGCCTTCACCGCGGTGAGCCAGAAGGTCGGCGACGCCGTCCCGGACTCGCTCGCCGGGCGGGTGCGCGGACTGCGCGACCGGGTCGGCGGCGGCGGCGCCGACGACGACTGGGGCACCAGCAACACCTAG
- a CDS encoding cyclase family protein — protein sequence MVTDARPPRAPRLTEDEFGALYRRLRAGAAWAAGDRGALAALTPATVLAATREAVTGRTITLAAPVETRPGPDNPEPAEHRMSARPGEDGSGGLQFATDSFAMNVHGDADSHIDALCHVIYDGTLHGGVSAGSVTADGATSLSIEVAGDGIVGRGVLLDIPRLRGAPWLEPGDHVSAEDLGAAEAAQHLRVGEGDLLFVRVGHRRRRAELGPWHAARERAGLHPSALEFLADRRVAVLGGDGNNDTAPSSTEGVAFPVHVLAIHAMGLHLLDYLQFEDLAPACEAQGRWSFLCVIAPLRLPDATGSPVNPIAVL from the coding sequence ATGGTCACGGATGCCCGTCCGCCGCGCGCTCCGCGGCTGACCGAGGACGAGTTCGGCGCGCTGTACCGGCGCCTGCGCGCGGGCGCGGCCTGGGCCGCGGGTGACCGGGGCGCTCTGGCCGCGCTCACTCCCGCCACGGTGCTGGCCGCGACCCGGGAGGCGGTGACCGGCCGGACGATCACGCTCGCCGCGCCGGTGGAGACGCGGCCCGGCCCGGACAATCCGGAGCCCGCGGAGCACCGGATGAGCGCGCGGCCCGGGGAGGACGGCTCCGGCGGGCTGCAGTTCGCGACGGACAGCTTCGCGATGAACGTCCACGGCGACGCCGACAGCCACATCGACGCCCTCTGCCACGTGATCTACGACGGCACCCTGCACGGGGGCGTATCGGCCGGCAGCGTCACGGCGGACGGCGCGACGTCGCTCTCCATAGAGGTGGCGGGCGACGGGATCGTCGGACGCGGCGTGCTGCTGGACATCCCGCGGCTGCGCGGCGCGCCCTGGCTCGAACCGGGCGATCATGTGAGCGCCGAGGACCTCGGCGCGGCCGAGGCCGCCCAGCACCTGCGCGTGGGAGAGGGCGATCTGCTCTTCGTCCGCGTGGGCCATCGCAGGCGCCGCGCCGAACTCGGGCCGTGGCACGCGGCGCGGGAGCGCGCCGGACTCCATCCGTCCGCGCTGGAGTTCCTCGCGGACCGGCGGGTCGCCGTGCTCGGCGGGGACGGGAACAACGACACCGCGCCGAGTTCCACCGAGGGCGTCGCCTTCCCCGTTCATGTGCTGGCGATCCACGCCATGGGCCTTCACCTGCTGGACTACCTGCAGTTCGAGGACCTGGCACCGGCCTGTGAGGCGCAGGGGCGCTGGTCCTTCCTCTGTGTGATCGCCCCGCTGAGGCTGCCGGACGCCACCGGCTCACCGGTCAACCCGATCGCCGTCCTGTGA
- a CDS encoding glycoside hydrolase family 15 protein, producing MDRYPPIAEHGLVGDLQTAALVSSQGVVDWFAAPRFDSPSIFAALLDHDGGGYMRLGPEHPDTTCKQLYYPDTAILVTRFMSPDGVGEVVDFMPPDRTRTATDRHTLVRVVRAVRGTVEFTFECRPRFDYGRAEHRLELGGNTGLFRAPDMDAHLQTSFPLERDGQDVRGRVTLSAGESGGAVFTVCASGGEAPAPPTVDGLTAQVADTGEFWQSWLRQSRYRGRWPELVHRSVITLKLLTYAPTGALVAAATMGLPEQVGGERNWDYRFTWVRDSALSVRAMLDLGFAEEATAFLHWLIDRLQEREGKDDEPLQTMYRVDGNPDLPEETLEHFEGYRGSYPVRIGNGAADQLQLDIYGEALYALSQGREIAQQSTYRGWKSMARMLDWFAEAWDRPDEGIWETRGGRQDFTYSRVMSWAAFDHGLSLAEHFRRPADVLKWRAARDAILEQVMERGWSEREGAFIQHYGSDVLDASLLLMPRVQFLSPRDPTWLSTLDAMDRKLVSDSLVYRYDPAASPDGLRGSEGTFSLCTFLYVDALARAGRLPQARYTFEKMQTYANHVGLFAEEIGPSGEQLGNFPQAFTHLSLIMAATTLDEALDAETGR from the coding sequence ATGGACCGCTACCCTCCCATTGCCGAACACGGCTTGGTGGGCGACCTGCAGACCGCCGCGCTCGTCTCGTCGCAGGGGGTCGTGGACTGGTTCGCCGCTCCCCGGTTCGACTCGCCCAGCATTTTCGCCGCCCTGCTCGACCATGACGGCGGCGGGTACATGCGGCTGGGCCCCGAGCACCCCGACACGACCTGCAAGCAGCTCTACTACCCCGACACCGCCATTCTGGTGACCCGGTTCATGTCGCCGGACGGGGTGGGCGAGGTGGTCGACTTCATGCCTCCGGACCGGACCCGCACCGCCACCGACCGTCACACCCTGGTGCGCGTCGTGCGCGCCGTACGGGGGACCGTCGAGTTCACGTTCGAGTGCCGGCCGCGCTTCGACTACGGGCGGGCCGAGCACCGGCTGGAGCTCGGCGGGAACACCGGTCTGTTCCGGGCCCCGGACATGGACGCGCACCTGCAGACCTCCTTCCCGCTGGAGCGGGACGGCCAGGACGTGCGCGGCAGGGTGACGCTGAGCGCCGGCGAGTCCGGCGGCGCAGTTTTCACCGTCTGCGCGTCCGGCGGCGAGGCACCCGCACCCCCGACGGTCGACGGACTCACCGCGCAGGTCGCCGACACCGGCGAATTCTGGCAGTCCTGGCTGCGCCAGTCCCGCTACCGGGGCCGCTGGCCCGAGCTGGTGCACCGTTCGGTCATCACCCTCAAGCTCCTCACCTACGCCCCCACCGGCGCCCTCGTCGCGGCGGCCACCATGGGCCTGCCCGAGCAGGTCGGCGGAGAACGCAACTGGGACTACCGCTTCACCTGGGTGCGCGACAGCGCGCTGTCCGTGCGCGCCATGCTGGACCTCGGGTTCGCCGAGGAGGCCACCGCCTTCCTCCACTGGCTGATCGACAGGCTGCAGGAACGCGAGGGCAAGGACGACGAGCCGCTCCAGACGATGTACCGGGTCGACGGCAACCCGGACCTGCCCGAGGAGACGCTCGAACACTTCGAGGGCTACCGCGGCTCCTACCCCGTCCGCATCGGCAACGGTGCCGCCGACCAGCTCCAGCTGGACATCTACGGCGAGGCCCTCTACGCACTCTCCCAGGGCCGGGAGATCGCGCAGCAGTCCACCTACCGGGGATGGAAGTCGATGGCCAGGATGCTCGACTGGTTCGCCGAGGCCTGGGACCGGCCGGACGAGGGCATCTGGGAGACCCGCGGCGGCCGCCAGGACTTCACCTACAGCCGGGTGATGTCCTGGGCGGCCTTCGACCACGGTCTGAGCCTGGCCGAGCACTTCCGCAGGCCCGCCGACGTGCTGAAGTGGCGCGCCGCGAGGGACGCCATCCTGGAGCAGGTCATGGAGCGCGGCTGGAGCGAGCGGGAGGGTGCCTTCATCCAGCACTACGGCAGTGACGTCCTGGATGCTTCCCTGCTGCTCATGCCGAGGGTCCAGTTCCTCTCCCCCAGGGACCCGACCTGGCTCTCCACCCTGGACGCGATGGACCGCAAGCTCGTCTCCGACAGCCTGGTCTACCGCTACGACCCGGCGGCGTCGCCGGACGGACTGCGCGGCTCGGAGGGCACCTTCAGCCTGTGCACCTTCCTCTACGTCGACGCGCTGGCCCGGGCGGGGCGGCTGCCCCAGGCCCGCTACACCTTCGAGAAGATGCAGACCTACGCCAACCACGTCGGGCTCTTCGCCGAGGAGATCGGGCCGAGCGGGGAGCAACTGGGCAATTTCCCGCAGGCGTTCACCCACCTGTCGCTCATCATGGCGGCCACCACCCTCGACGAGGCCCTCGACGCGGAGACCGGGCGCTGA
- a CDS encoding NAD(P)/FAD-dependent oxidoreductase, whose translation MQDHITPRRVVILGGGFAGLFAARALRKSPVAVTVVDRRAHHLFQPLLYQCASGILSEGQIAQPLRGVLRRHHNVRCVLAEATDVDAGARLVHARRPGGGAVVLPYDDLIVAVGMRQSYFGHDEFAAHAPGMKTLDDALDIRRRIYRAFEMAETAADDRERQQWLTFALVGAGPTGVELAGQIREIAGHTLDREFRKIDSARARVLLFEGSDAVLGSFGPRLAHRAARTLQDLGVELHLGTRVTGVSADGLTVEDRDGRTTRFDARTVLWTAGVEAPAIAAALARATGAEQDRAGRILVEPDLTVPGHPEIRVTGDVMGLNGLPGLAEVAMQSGAYAGRRVRHAVEGRTKEPKPFRYVDLGSAAYIARGRAVVKAGPLHLSGFTGWLVWLFIHLAFLTGFRSRLGAVLSWSVAFATGSRRERAFTMTDSGSDSGSDSGVDSGPDASAVRAPGPKAPVPPPPPP comes from the coding sequence GTGCAGGATCACATCACGCCCCGCCGGGTGGTGATCCTCGGCGGAGGGTTCGCGGGGCTGTTCGCCGCCCGAGCCCTGCGGAAGTCTCCGGTCGCGGTCACCGTGGTCGACCGCCGCGCCCATCACCTCTTCCAGCCGCTGCTCTACCAGTGCGCCTCGGGGATCCTGTCCGAGGGGCAGATCGCACAGCCGCTCCGCGGGGTCCTGCGGCGCCACCACAACGTGCGCTGCGTGCTCGCCGAGGCCACCGACGTGGACGCCGGCGCCCGGCTGGTCCACGCCCGGCGGCCCGGGGGCGGAGCCGTCGTGCTGCCGTACGACGATCTGATCGTCGCGGTGGGCATGCGGCAGTCCTACTTCGGCCACGACGAGTTCGCCGCGCACGCACCCGGCATGAAGACCCTGGACGACGCGCTCGACATCCGCCGGCGGATCTACCGGGCGTTCGAGATGGCCGAAACGGCTGCCGACGACCGGGAACGGCAGCAGTGGCTCACCTTCGCGCTCGTCGGAGCCGGGCCGACCGGTGTCGAACTCGCGGGACAGATCAGGGAGATCGCCGGCCACACGCTCGACCGGGAGTTCCGGAAGATCGACTCCGCCAGGGCGCGGGTGCTGCTCTTCGAGGGGTCCGACGCGGTGCTGGGTTCCTTCGGCCCCCGGCTGGCCCACCGCGCGGCCCGGACCCTGCAGGATCTCGGAGTGGAGCTCCACCTGGGCACGAGGGTCACCGGCGTGAGCGCGGACGGCCTGACGGTGGAGGACCGTGACGGCCGGACGACCCGGTTCGACGCACGCACCGTGCTGTGGACGGCGGGCGTCGAGGCGCCTGCGATCGCGGCCGCGCTGGCCCGGGCGACCGGCGCCGAACAGGACCGGGCGGGACGCATCCTCGTGGAACCCGACCTCACCGTCCCCGGCCATCCGGAGATCCGTGTCACGGGCGACGTGATGGGGCTGAACGGGCTGCCGGGACTGGCCGAAGTCGCCATGCAGTCGGGTGCGTACGCGGGCCGCAGGGTGCGCCACGCCGTCGAGGGCAGGACGAAGGAGCCGAAGCCCTTCAGGTACGTGGACCTCGGCAGCGCCGCCTACATCGCCCGTGGCCGGGCCGTCGTCAAGGCCGGCCCGCTGCACCTGTCCGGCTTCACCGGCTGGCTGGTCTGGCTCTTCATCCACCTGGCCTTCCTCACCGGCTTCCGCAGCAGGCTGGGAGCGGTGCTCAGCTGGTCGGTCGCCTTCGCCACCGGCTCCCGGCGGGAGCGCGCCTTCACTATGACCGATTCCGGCTCCGATTCAGGCTCAGACTCAGGCGTCGACTCCGGCCCCGACGCGTCGGCGGTCCGTGCGCCCGGGCCGAAGGCGCCCGTGCCTCCCCCTCCGCCTCCGTGA
- a CDS encoding cytochrome ubiquinol oxidase subunit I, producing MLSTAALLANSTPPQLLPARELMAFTLASHILLVPFGVALPFITLLMHHRGLRRKDEVALKLARRWSAVMAVQFAIGVVTGTVLSFELGLLWPGMMGRWGDVFGLGFGIEAWAFFLEAVLIAIYLYGWRRLKPWTHFWLAAPLPFAALMGAFGIIAANSWMNTPQGFRLDAQGKPVDIDVRQAIFTPMFGPEYWHFVVAMFLTAGYVVAGVYAVGWLRGRRDRYHRLGFTLPFTVAAVLTPVQFMIGDSAARAVYQKQPIKFAAMEIVWETGTHMPEYLFGRLNSDGTISGGIKIPQLDSILAGFKPSTRVTGLTAVPADARPTVVQATIAHWAFDIMVTIGSLLILLALWYGWCWLRHRDLPRSRWFFRCAAVAGAACLLTVECGWITTEVGRQPWIVYNQMRVSEAVTDTRAGSLWAMLGIMIVVYVGVFGAFLAVILKMRTRWRIADEGGTAGPVDPPPETDTPYGPRSEPEPTGAGTTPGGGSDGTPGGAA from the coding sequence ATGCTCAGCACCGCGGCCCTTCTGGCGAACAGCACCCCGCCCCAACTCCTGCCGGCGCGAGAGCTGATGGCCTTCACGCTGGCCTCGCACATCCTGCTGGTCCCGTTCGGCGTGGCACTGCCGTTCATCACGTTGCTGATGCACCACCGGGGGCTGCGCCGCAAGGACGAGGTCGCACTGAAGCTCGCCCGGCGCTGGTCGGCGGTGATGGCCGTCCAGTTCGCCATCGGGGTCGTCACCGGCACCGTGCTGTCCTTCGAACTCGGGCTGCTGTGGCCCGGGATGATGGGCCGCTGGGGCGACGTCTTCGGACTCGGGTTCGGCATCGAGGCCTGGGCGTTCTTCCTGGAAGCGGTCCTGATCGCGATCTACCTCTACGGCTGGCGGCGGCTGAAGCCCTGGACGCACTTCTGGCTGGCCGCACCGCTGCCCTTCGCCGCGTTGATGGGCGCCTTCGGCATCATCGCCGCCAATTCCTGGATGAACACCCCGCAGGGGTTCCGCCTCGACGCCCAGGGCAAGCCGGTCGACATCGACGTACGGCAGGCGATCTTCACGCCGATGTTCGGCCCGGAGTACTGGCACTTCGTGGTCGCGATGTTCCTGACCGCCGGCTACGTGGTCGCCGGCGTGTACGCGGTCGGCTGGCTGCGGGGGCGCCGTGACCGGTACCACCGGCTGGGCTTCACGCTGCCGTTCACGGTTGCGGCGGTCCTGACACCGGTCCAGTTCATGATCGGGGACTCCGCCGCACGGGCCGTCTACCAGAAGCAGCCGATCAAGTTCGCCGCCATGGAGATCGTCTGGGAGACCGGCACCCATATGCCGGAGTACCTGTTCGGACGGCTGAACAGCGACGGAACGATCTCCGGCGGAATCAAGATCCCTCAGCTGGACTCCATCCTCGCCGGATTCAAGCCCAGCACCCGGGTCACCGGGCTGACCGCGGTGCCGGCCGATGCCCGTCCCACGGTGGTCCAGGCCACCATCGCCCACTGGGCGTTCGACATCATGGTGACCATCGGCAGCCTGCTGATCCTGCTCGCCCTCTGGTACGGCTGGTGCTGGCTCAGACACCGGGACCTGCCCCGCAGCCGCTGGTTCTTCCGGTGCGCGGCCGTCGCGGGAGCCGCGTGCCTTCTCACCGTGGAGTGCGGCTGGATCACCACGGAGGTGGGCCGCCAGCCCTGGATCGTCTACAACCAGATGAGGGTCTCGGAGGCGGTGACCGACACGCGCGCGGGATCGCTGTGGGCGATGCTCGGCATCATGATCGTCGTGTACGTGGGGGTGTTCGGGGCGTTCCTCGCGGTCATCCTGAAGATGCGGACCCGCTGGCGCATCGCCGACGAGGGCGGGACCGCCGGGCCCGTCGATCCGCCCCCCGAGACCGACACCCCCTACGGGCCCAGAAGCGAACCCGAGCCGACAGGCGCGGGAACGACCCCCGGTGGCGGGTCCGACGGCACCCCCGGAGGTGCCGCGTGA
- a CDS encoding gluconokinase, protein MGVSGSGKSTVGALLAEQLTVAFLDADDVHPAANRARMAAGHPLDDEDRRPWLLSVARWIREATDAGRGGVVACSALRHEYRDLFRGAGKGTWFLYLALDSATADRRVAGRADHFMPRSLVDSQYAALEPLRPDEPGLTVDATAGPQAIVDRAVRALRAAG, encoded by the coding sequence ATGGGCGTTTCGGGATCGGGCAAGTCCACCGTCGGGGCGCTGCTCGCAGAGCAGCTCACGGTGGCCTTCCTGGACGCGGACGACGTCCACCCTGCCGCGAACCGCGCCAGGATGGCCGCGGGTCATCCGCTCGACGACGAGGACCGGCGGCCGTGGCTGCTGTCCGTCGCCCGATGGATCCGGGAGGCGACCGACGCCGGCCGGGGCGGGGTGGTGGCGTGCTCGGCCCTCCGGCACGAGTACCGGGACCTGTTCCGCGGGGCGGGCAAGGGCACCTGGTTCCTCTACCTGGCGCTCGACAGCGCGACCGCGGACCGGCGGGTCGCCGGCCGGGCGGACCATTTCATGCCCCGCTCCCTGGTGGACTCCCAGTACGCCGCCCTCGAACCGCTGCGGCCGGATGAGCCCGGCCTGACCGTCGACGCCACGGCCGGCCCGCAGGCCATCGTCGACCGGGCGGTGCGCGCCCTCCGGGCGGCGGGATGA